The Anguilla anguilla isolate fAngAng1 chromosome 4, fAngAng1.pri, whole genome shotgun sequence genome has a window encoding:
- the LOC118224799 gene encoding cytochrome P450 2J2-like isoform X1, whose translation MLLYSLLEGLDIKGLLVFIIVFLLITDFLKNRNPPNFPPGPWALPVVGNVFHIDSKQPHIYLTKLAKVYGNVCSIRLGREKIVLVTGYKMMKEALVTQAESFVDRHPSPMYDKIYYGNGIFMSNGYKWRKQRRFALTTMRNFGLGKKSLESVICEESRFLQEEIEQKQGNPFDPHLLLNNSVSNIICFMVFGHRFDYSDQNFQMLLKLLSETFQLEGSIWRQLYEAFPTVINFLPGPHNEIFRHYKDLSAFVRGELEKHKQDWDPSAPRDYIDSFLAEIKCNVHDPEAGFDEFNLIMCALDLFLAGTETTSTTLRWALLYMMKYPDIHEKVQAEIDRVIGQSRQPTMADRADMPYTDAVIHEIQRMGNIVPLNMPRIASNDTTLGGYFLPKGTAIMTNLSSVMFDKTVWQTPDTFNPGHFLDSDGKFVRQDAFMPFSAGKRVCLGEQLARMELFLFFVFIFQKFSFSPVQGVELNLEGQIGATLTPVPFKICASLR comes from the exons ATGTTGCTGTATTCCTTGCTAGAGGGGCTTGACATCAAAGGGCTTCTAGTTTTCATCATTGTCTTTCTTCTGATCACTGActttctgaaaaacagaaatcccCCCAACTTCCCCCCTGGACCCTGGGCCCTGCCTGTTGTGGGAAATGTCTTCCATATTGACAGCAAACAGCCACACATTTACCTGACAAAG CTGGCCAAGGTTTACGGGAATGTCTGCAGCATCCGCCTGGGTAGAGAAAAGATTGTGCTTGTGACAGGGTACAAAATGATGAAGGAAGCACTGGTTACTCAAGCAGAGAGCTTTGTGGATCGACATCCGAGCCCAATGTATGACAAGATCTATTATGGAAATG GCATTTTCATGAGCAATGGCTACAAGTGGAGGAAACAGAGGAGATTCGCTCTCACCACCATGAGGAACTTTGGACTGGGAAAGAAATCCTTGGAATCCGTCATCTGTGAGGAGAGCAGATTCCTTCAAGAAGAGATTGAGCAGAAGCAAG GTAACCCCTTTGATCCCCACTTGCTTCTCAACAATTCCGTCTCCAATATCATCTGCTTCATGGTGTTTGGACACAGGTTTGATTATAGTGATCAAAATTTCCAAATGCTCCTGAAGTTATTGTCTGAAACATTTCAGCTGGAGGGTTCCATATGGAGACAG CTCTACGAAGCTTTTCCAACTGTGATTAATTTTCTCCCGGGACCACACAATGAAATCTTCAGACATTACAAAGACCTCTCTGCATTTGTGAGAGGGGAGCTTGAGAAGCATAAACAGGACTGGGACCCGTCTGCCCCACGAGACTATATTGACTCCTTCCTTGCTGAGATAAAATGC AACGTGCATGACCCAGAGGCTGGCTTTGACGAGTTCAACCTGATCATGTGTGCTTTGGACCTGTTTCTTGCTGGAACTGAGACCACCTCGACCACACTGCGCTGGGCCTTGCTCTACATGATGAAATACCCTGATATACATG AGAAGGTCCAGGCTGAGATTGACAGAGTAATTGGCCAATCACGGCAGCCCACCATGGCAGACAGAGCCGACATGCCCTACACTGATGCTGTGATCCATGAGATACAAAGGATGGGCAACATTGTGCCACTGAATATGCCCAGGATTGCCAGCAATGACACAACACTGGGAGGATACTTCCTTCCAAAG GGCACGGCGATAATGACAAACTTGTCCTCAGTGATGTTTGACAAGACTGTGTGGCAGACACCAGATACTTTCAACCCTGGACACTTCTTGGATTCTGATGGAAAGTTTGTGAGACAGGATGCATTCATGCCCTTCTCAGCAG GTAAGAGGGTGTGCCTAGGGGAGCAGCTGGCTAGGATGGAGCTTTTTCTCTTCTTCGTCTTCATCTTCCAAAAATTCAGCTTCTCCCCTGTCCAGGGCGTAGAGCTAAACCTGGAAGGTCAAATCGGAGCCACCCTTACACCAGTTCCTTTCAAGATCTGTGCCTCCCTTCGTTAA
- the LOC118224799 gene encoding cytochrome P450 2J2-like isoform X2: protein MLLYSLLEGLDIKGLLVFLIVFLLIADFLKNRNPPNFPPGPWALPVVGNVFHIDSKQPHIYLTKLAKVYGNVCSIRLGREKIVLVTGYKMMKEALVTQAESFVDRHPSPMYDKIYYGNGIFMSNGYKWRKQRRFALTTMRNFGLGKKSLESVICEESRFLQEEIEQKQGNPFDPHLLLNNSVSNIICFMVFGHRFDYSDQNFQMLLKLLSETFQLEGSIWRQLYEAFPTVINFLPGPHNEIFRHYKDLSAFVRGELEKHKQDWDPSAPRDYIDSFLAEIKCNVHDPEAGFDEFNLIMCALDLFLAGTETTSTTLRWALLYMMKYPDIHEKVQAEIDRVIGQSRQPTMADRADMPYTDAVIHEIQRMGNIVPLNMPRIASNDTTLGGYFLPKGTAIMTNLSSVMFDKTVWQTPDTFNPGHFLDSDGKFVRQDAFMPFSAGKRVCLGEQLARMELFLFFVFIFQKFSFSPVQGVELNLEGQIGATLTPVPFKICASLR from the exons ATGTTGCTGTATTCCTTGCTAGAGGGGCTTGACATCAAAGGGCTTCTAGTTTTCCTCATTGTCTTTCTTCTGATTGCTGActttctgaaaaacagaaatcccCCCAACTTCCCCCCTGGACCCTGGGCCCTGCCTGTTGTGGGAAATGTCTTCCATATTGACAGCAAACAACCACACATTTACCTGACAAAG CTGGCCAAGGTTTACGGGAATGTCTGCAGCATCCGCCTGGGTAGAGAAAAGATTGTGCTTGTGACAGGGTACAAAATGATGAAGGAAGCACTGGTTACTCAAGCAGAGAGCTTTGTGGATCGACATCCGAGCCCAATGTATGACAAGATCTATTATGGAAATG GCATTTTCATGAGCAATGGCTACAAGTGGAGGAAACAGAGGAGATTCGCTCTCACCACCATGAGGAACTTTGGACTGGGAAAGAAATCCTTGGAATCCGTCATCTGTGAGGAGAGCAGATTCCTTCAAGAAGAGATTGAGCAGAAGCAAG GTAACCCCTTTGATCCCCACTTGCTTCTCAACAATTCCGTCTCCAATATCATCTGCTTCATGGTGTTTGGACACAGGTTTGATTATAGTGATCAAAATTTCCAAATGCTCCTGAAGTTATTGTCTGAAACATTTCAGCTGGAGGGTTCCATATGGAGACAG CTCTACGAAGCTTTTCCAACTGTGATTAATTTTCTCCCGGGACCACACAATGAAATCTTCAGACATTACAAAGACCTCTCTGCATTTGTGAGAGGGGAGCTTGAGAAGCATAAACAGGACTGGGACCCGTCTGCCCCACGAGACTATATTGACTCCTTCCTTGCTGAGATAAAATGC AACGTGCATGACCCAGAGGCTGGCTTTGACGAGTTCAACCTGATCATGTGTGCTTTGGACCTGTTTCTTGCTGGAACTGAGACCACCTCGACCACACTGCGCTGGGCCTTGCTCTACATGATGAAATACCCTGATATACATG AGAAGGTCCAGGCTGAGATTGACAGAGTAATTGGCCAATCACGGCAGCCCACCATGGCAGACAGAGCCGACATGCCCTACACTGATGCTGTGATCCATGAGATACAAAGGATGGGCAACATTGTGCCACTGAATATGCCCAGGATTGCCAGCAATGACACAACACTGGGAGGATACTTCCTTCCAAAG GGCACGGCGATAATGACAAACTTGTCCTCAGTGATGTTTGACAAGACTGTGTGGCAGACACCAGATACTTTCAACCCTGGACACTTCTTGGATTCTGATGGAAAGTTTGTGAGACAGGATGCATTCATGCCCTTCTCAGCAG GTAAGAGGGTGTGCCTAGGGGAGCAGCTGGCTAGGATGGAGCTTTTTCTCTTCTTCGTCTTCATCTTCCAAAAATTCAGCTTCTCCCCTGTCCAGGGCGTAGAGCTAAACCTGGAAGGTCAAATCGGAGCCACCCTTACACCAGTTCCTTTCAAGATCTGTGCCTCCCTTCGTTAA
- the LOC118224799 gene encoding cytochrome P450 2J2-like isoform X3 yields MLLYSLLEGLDIKGLLVFLIVFLLIADFLKNRNPPNFPPGPWALPVVGNVFHIDSKQPHIYLTKLAEVYGNVFSIRLGREKTVFVTGYKMVKEALVGQAENFVDRPPSPMADKLYYGNGIFISNGYKWRKQRRFALTTLRNFGLGKKSLEAVICEESRFLQEEIEREQGNPFDPHLLLNNSVSNIICFMVFGHRFDYSDQNFQMLLKLLSETLQLEGSIWGQLYEAFPTVMNFLPGPHNEIFRHYKDLSAFVRGELEKHKQDWDPSAPRDYIDSFLAEIERNVHDPEAGFDEFNLIMCALDLFLAGTETTSTTLRWALLYMMKYPDIQEKVQAEIDRVIGQSRQPTMADRADMPYTDAVIHEIQRMGNIVPLNAFRMADKDTTLGGYFLPKGTAIMTNLTSVMFDKTVWQTPDTFNPGHFLDSDGKFVRQDAFMPFSAGKRVCLGEQLARMELFLFFVFIFQKFSFSPVQGVELNLEGQIGATLTPVPFKICASLR; encoded by the exons ATGTTGCTGTATTCCTTGCTAGAGGGGCTTGACATCAAAGGGCTTCTAGTTTTCCTCATTGTCTTTCTTCTGATTGCTGActttctgaaaaacagaaatcccCCCAACTTCCCCCCTGGACCCTGGGCCCTGCCTGTTGTGGGAAATGTCTTCCATATTGACAGCAAACAACCACACATTTACCTGACAAAG CTGGCCGAGGTTTACGGGAATGTCTTCAGCATCCGCCTGGGTAGAGAAAAGACAGTATTTGTGACAGGGTACAAAATGGTCAAGGAAGCACTGGTTGGTCAAGCAGAGAACTTCGTGGATCGACCTCCGAGCCCAATGGCTGACAAGCTTTATTATGGAAATG GCATATTCATAAGCAATGGCTACAAGTGGAGGAAACAGAGGAGATTTGCTCTCACCACCTTGAGGAACTTTGGACTGGGAAAGAAATCCTTGGAGGCTGTGATCTGTGAGGAGAGCAGATTCCTTCAAGAAGAGATTGAGCGGGAGCAAG GTAATCCCTTTGATCCCCACTTGCTTCTCAACAATTCTGTCTCCAATATCATCTGCTTCATGGTGTTTGGACACAGGTTTGATTATAGTGATCAAAATTTCCAAATGCTCCTGAAGTTATTGTCTGAAACACTTCAGCTGGAGGGTTCCATATGGGGACAG CTCTACGAAGCTTTTCCAACTGTGATGAATTTTCTCCCGGGACCACACAATGAAATCTTCAGACATTACAAAGACCTCTCTGCATTTGTGAGAGGGGAGCTGGAGAAGCATAAACAGGACTGGGACCCGTCAGCCCCACGAGACTATATTGACTCCTTCCTTGCGGAGATAGAACGT AACGTGCATGACCCAGAGGCTGGCTTTGATGAGTTCAACCTGATCATGTGTGCTCTGGACCTGTTTCTTGCTGGAACTGAGACCACCTCGACCACACTGCGCTGGGCCTTGCTCTATATGATGAAATACCCTGACATACAAG AGAAGGTCCAGGCTGAGATTGACAGAGTAATTGGCCAATCACGGCAGCCCACCATGGCAGACAGAGCCGACATGCCCTACACTGATGCTGTGATCCATGAGATACAGAGGATGGGCAACATTGTGCCCCTCAATGCCTTCAGAATGGCTGACAAAGACACCACCCTCGGAGGATACTTCCTTCCAAAG GGCACGGCAATAATGACAAACTTGACCTCAGTGATGTTTGACAAGACTGTGTGGCAGACACCAGATACTTTCAACCCTGGACACTTCTTGGATTCTGATGGAAAGTTTGTGAGACAGGATGCATTCATGCCCTTCTCAGCAG GTAAGAGGGTGTGCCTAGGGGAGCAACTGGCTAGGATGGAGCTTTTTCTCTTCTTCGTCTTCATCTTCCAAAAATTCAGCTTCTCCCCTGTCCAGGGCGTAGAGCTAAACCTGGAAGGGCAAATCGGAGCCACCCTTACACCAGTTCCTTTCAAGATCTGTGCCTCCCTTCGTTAA
- the LOC118224801 gene encoding cytochrome P450 2J2-like, producing MLLYSLLEGLDIKRVLLFLIAVLLITDFLKHRKAPNFPPGPWALPVVGNVFHIDTKQPHIYLTKLAEVYGNIFSIRLGREKTVLVTGYKMVKEALVTQAENFVDRPPSPMADRLYSGNGIFMSNGYKWRKQRRFALTTMRNFGLGKKSLESVICEESRFLQEEIERERGNPFDPHLLLHNAVSNIICFMVFGHRFDYSDQNFQLLLKLLSETIQLDGSIWGQLYEAFPTVMKFLPGPHNEIFRHYKDLSAFVRGELEKHKQDWDPSAPRDYIDSFLAEIKRNAHDPEAGFDEFNLVMCALDLFLAGTETSSTTLRWALLYMMKYPDIQEKVQAETDRVIGQSRQPTMADRAKMPYTDAVIHEIQRMGNIVPLNMPRIASKDTTLGGYFLPKGTSVLAILTSVMFDKSVWQTPDTFNPGHFLDADGKFVKHDAFMPFSAGKRVCLGEQLARMELFLFFVFIFQKFSFSPVQGIELNLEGQIGTTLTPVPFKTSASLR from the exons ATGTTGCTGTATTCCTTGCTAGAGGGACTTGACATCAAACGGGTTCTACTCTTCCTCATCGCTGTTCTTCTGATCACTGACtttctgaaacacagaaaagcCCCCAACTTTCCCCCTGGACCCTGGGCCCTGCCTGTTGTGGGAAATGTCTTCCATATTGACACCAAACAACCACACATTTACCTGACAAAG CTGGCTGAGGTTTACGGGAACATCTTCAGCATCCGCCTGGGTAGAGAGAAGACCGTGCTTGTGACAGGGTACAAAATGGTGAAGGAAGCACTGGTTACTCAAGCAGAGAACTTTGTGGATCGACCTCCGAGTCCAATGGCTGACAGACTCTATTCTGGAAATG GCATTTTCATGAGCAATGGCTACAAGTGGAGGAAACAGAGGAGATTCGCTCTCACCACCATGAGAAACTTTGGATTGGGAAAGAAATCCTTGGAGTCCGTCATCTGTGAGGAGAGCAGATTCCTTCAAGAAGAGATTGAGCGGGAGCGAG GTAACCCCTTTGATCCCCACTTGCTTCTCCACAATGCAGTCTCCAACATTATCTGCTTCATGGTGTTTGGACACAGGTTTGATTATAGTGATCAAAATTTCCAACTGCTCCTGAAGTTGTTGTCTGAAACAATTCAGCTGGATGGTTCCATATGGGGACAG cTCTACGAAGCTTTTCCAACAGTGATGAAGTTTCTGCCAGGACCACACAATGAAATCTTCAGACATTACAAAGACCTCTCTGCATTTGTGAGAGGGGAGCTGGAGAAGCATAAACAGGACTGGGACCCGTCTGCCCCACGAGACTATATTGACTCCTTCCTTGCTGAGATAAAACGT AATGCACATGACCCAGAGGCTGGCTTTGACGAGTTCAACCTGGTCATGTGTGCTTTGGACCTGTTTCTCGCTGGAACTGAGACCTCCTCGACCACACTGCGCTGGGCCTTGCTCTACATGATGAAATACCCTGATATACAAG AGAAGGTCCAGGCTGAGACTGACAGAGTAATTGGCCAATCACGGCAGCCCACCATGGCAGACAGAGCCAAAATGCCCTACACTGATGCTGTGATCCATGAAATACAGAGGATGGGCAACATTGTGCCACTGAATATGCCCAGGATTGCCAGCAAGGACACAACACTGGGAGGATACTTCCTTCCAAAG GGCACATCGGTATTGGCCATCTTGACCTCAGTGATGTTTGACAAGTCTGTGTGGCAGACACCAGATACTTTCAACCCTGGACACTTCTTGGATGCGGATGGAAAGTTTGTGAAACATGATGCATTCATGCCCTTCTCAGCAG GTAAGAGGGTGTGCCTAGGGGAGCAGCTGGCTAGGATGGAGCTTTTTCTCTTCTTCGTCTTCATCTTCCAAAAATTCAGCTTCTCCCCTGTCCAGGGCATAGAGCTAAACCTGGAAGGTCAAATCGGAACCACTCTTACACCAGTTCCATTCAAGACCAGTGCCTCCCTTCGTTAA